The region CAGCGCTGGGTGGGTTTTCCTCGATTATTTTTGAGAATTTCAATCTGCACCAAATTCAGCAGGTTCGCAACGTTACACTCGAATTTGAGCGGTTTACAACTGGTAATACGCATACTGCCTATGTGATTTGTAGACAGATAGAGCAAGCTGCACCAGCATTGGGGATTGAGTTGTCTAAAGCAACAGTCGCAGTGTGTGGTGCAACAGGCGACATTGGCAGTGCTGTTTGTCGTTGGTTAAATACTCGTACAGATGTAGCTGAACTTTTGCTGATTGCCCGTAATCAGGAGAGACTGCAAGATTTGCAGGACGAATTGGGGCGCGGCAAAATTATGGAGCTGACTGAAGCACTTCCTCAAGCAGATGTCATCGTTTGGGTGGCGAGTATGCCAAAAGGTGTAGAAATTAACCCTGTCTGCCTTAAAAATCCTTGCTTGTTGATAGATGGTGGTTACCCAAAAAATTTGATAACTAAGATCCAGAGTCCCGGTATCCACGTGCTTAATGGCGGTATCGTAGAGCACTCGCTGGATATTGATTGGAAAATTATGAACATTGTGAATATGGAGGTTCCGGCTCGTCAATTGTTTGCCTGCTTCGCAGAGTCAATGCTGCTGGAATTTGAGAAGTGGTATACCAACTTTTCTTGGGGACGTAACCGAATTACGGTTGAAAAAATGGAGCAAATTGGTCAGGTATCAGTCAAGCACGGCTTTAGACCCTTACTAGCTTGATCAACTGGTTGAACTAAACAGAAAAGGTATCTCTCGCTCCAAATTAATCTGACTTTAATTTGGCAGTTCTTTTCTGGGAAACGATAGGATTTTAGATGTGATTGATGAACCTTGCCCTTTAAACCTATGGCAACCACTGAGCGCAAGCCAATTCTTCTGGATTTTGAAAAGCCACTGGCAGAGTTAGAGGCTAGAATTTCACAAATCCGTGAACTCGCGGACGATAACGACGTCGATGTCTCTGTTGAAATCCGTGAGCTCGAGGCTAGGACTGTGCAGCTCCGTCAAGAAATCTTTAGTAACCTGTCTCCATTGCAGCGGCTTCAGGTTGCTCGGCATCCCCGTCGTCCCAGTACACTTGATTACATTCAGGCAATTAGTGATGAGTGGATGGAGCTGCATGGCGATCGCTTAGGGTTTGATGATCCAGCAATCGTTGGCGGTGTTGCTCGGTTAGCGGGGCGTCCGGTTGTGATGCTGGGGCACCAGAAGGGACGTGACACCAAGGACAACATCACTCGCAACTTTGGCATGGCGTCACCGGGTGGATACCGCAAAGCTCTACGCCTGATGGAGCACGCTGATCGCTTTGGCATGCCAATCATCTCGTTTATCGATACTCCAGCAGCCTATCCAGGGCTAGAGGCTGAAAAATTTGGGCAGGGAGAAGCGATCGCTTACAATCTGCGCGAGATGTTCCGGTTTGAAGTCCCCATTATTTGTAGCGTGATTGGGGAAGGAGGCTCAGGCGGTGCGTTAGGAATTGGGGTAGGCGATCGCCTGCTGATGTTTGAGCATTCAGTTTACAGTGTGGCTCCGCCTGAAGCATGTGCAGCTATCTTGTGGCGAGATGCCTCTAAAGCACCACAAGCGGCTGATGCACTTAAAATTACTGCTGCTGACTTAAAACAACTTGGGATTTTAGACGAAGTGTTACCTGAGCCAATTGGGGGTGCCCATGCAGATCCACTGGGTGCAGCCGATACCTTGAAATCAGCAGTTCTCAGACATTTAGAAGATCTTAGTCGTTTAACGAATCAACAGCGTCAAGAATTGCGCTATCAAAAGTTTCGGGCGATTGGGGTCTTTACTGAGGTTTCTGTGTAGGAAAATCTTCAGCCCAATCAAGAAACACAATGATATACTAAGTTTGTTAACATTTGTTTACATGGATTGGCTAATCCAACAAAATCGAGCAAAAGGTGTGGATTCATAGATCCTCCAAAGGTAACCTTTCGTAGTTAGTTGTGATACCCATTGTGTAAAGGTCTTAACTTTTTCTGCTAGAGGTTTTGCTGGCTCAAGCGCTAGCTATATTAAGCGTTTCCCTGAGAATTTTTGCTTGCGCTAGACTGACCTGCATAAGGAACTTTAACGAATTTCCCTGATTTTGCTTATTTTGCTACTGCACCGATATTAAAGACCATGTCTAAAGACCGTTACGCTCCAGATTCTTGTCTCCTCCCTCTCTAGATTTTCACGATTCATGATTGCTCCCAGAGAACAACGTGCCCTAATTACTGGCGCGAGCAGTGGAATTGGCAAAGCTACTGCGATCGCGTTCGCGCAGCAAGGAATCCACCTTGCATTAGTGAGTCGCAACCAATCCAAACTAGAAGAAGTTGTTCAACAAATATCCAGTTATGGTGTGAGTGCAAAAGCCTATGTGGTTGATCTCCAAGAAACTCATCATGTTAAAGAGCGGATTTCTGCAATCGCAAGCGATTTTGGCGCGATCGATATTTTGGTGAATAACGCTGGTATGGGTTACACCAGGCTCTTAGCAGAAACGCCCCTGCAAGACTGGGAGCAGGTGCTGAATCTCAATTTGACAAGTGTGTTCCAGTGCATCCAGGCAATCTTACCTGAAATGCGCCAACATCAGCGAGGAACCATCATCAACGTGGCATCCATTGCAGGGCATCAAACCTTTCCTAACTGGGGCGCTTATTGCGTGAGCAAGTTTGGTCTAGTTGCGTTGTCTAAAACCCTAGCTGCCGAAGAACAAGCCAATGGAATTCGGGTAGTCACCATTTCTCCAGGCTCAGTCAACACCCCAATCTGGGACACCGAAACTGTGGATGCTGATTTTGACCGGTCCCAAATGTTGACCCCAGAAATCGTTGCTCAAACCATCCTTTATGCAGCGCTTTTGCCTGAGCAAGCTGTGATTGAAGAGTTGACCCTAATGCCAAATGCAGGAACGTTTTGATGCTTCTTGCTGACAGGCAATAGAGGTTTTCACCTGATCGATTTGTCCATGTCTACTTTACTTAATTCCGAATCATCATGACTATTGCTTCAAACGGTTCTAACAAAGGTGCTAAGCCTATTGCGGTTGATAGTTCTAAAGCGCTTCAACCCCGCCCTGATCGCAACACCCTCAATGGAGCCTTAGAACCCAACCTCCGTAAACCTTCCGAAGACCAGGAAGACCAGATGGTGGAAGCAGTTCGTGCTCTCCTCCTGGGCGTTGGGGAAGATCCTGAACGGGAAGGATTGTTAAAAACTCCCAAACGTGTTGCCGAAGCAATGCGCTTTTTGACAAATGGATATCATCAATCGCTCGAAGAAATCGTTAATGGAGCCATTTTTGATGAAGGTCACAACGAAATGGTTCTTGTTCGGGATATTGACGTGTTTAGCCTGTGTGAACACCACATGCTGCCATTTATGGGGAAAGTTCACGTTGCCTACATTCCCAACCAGAAAGTGGTGGGCTTGAGTAAACTTGCCCGGATTGTTGAAATGTATTCGCGACGTTTACAGGTGCAAGAACGCTTGACTCGTCAAATCGCCGAAGCGGTGCAGTCAATTTTAGAGCCACAGGGGGTAGCAGTTGTGATGGAAGCAACTCATATGTGCATGGTGATGCGAGGGGTACAAAAGCCTGGTTCCTGGACAGTCACCAGTGCTATGGTGGGGGTGTTTCAGGATGAGCAGAAGACTCGCGAAGAGTTTCTGAATTTAATTCGTCATCAGCCATCGTTCTAAACATACACGGTCGGGACATTTGATTGATCAAATGTCCCGACCAAATTATGTCTCAATCAACCAAATGTCCCTGCAACTATCAGTGCTTTGTTGAACAGTTTTGAGGTAGATGATCGAAGTTCAGATCTATGTGCCGATTACTGGTTTGCCTGGCTGGTAAAGAGCATATTGAGCGCGAGCGCTTGGGCTTGGGGCATTTGCCCATAGGTAAACACATAGGGGATTTCCACGGGCAGTTTGGCAAGAAAATATTCCAGCATGTAAGGGCTGCCATAAATGGCTAGCGCCTGGAGTTGGTTAGAACGAACCAGAAACTCAACCCAATTATGAGCCGTTTGAGTCAGTCCAGCACTCCCTCGAAATGGATTTCCTCGAATAAACAGTTGCAGCAGGGTAGGGGCAGGATGCGCTGAAATATCTGAGACATCAGAGAACGGTGGTGCGTAGCGATCGATAATTTGAAGTTGATACCCTTTAGCAGTTGGAAGCGCGATCGCTGGTGTATGCAGCCCCACTTCATCACAACTCAGCGCATCATCTAGAATGATCAGGTTACGCGGCTGTTCTGTTGGAGAGTGCTCTAGCTGGGGTGTTCCAGAGCAATGCATCGTAATTGAGTTTTGCAGGATGGAATCGACCAGGGCGATCGCAGCAGGTTGTGCAAGTTGAGTCGTGAGTTCTTGCGTTTGGACAACTGGTGAAAGGGTTTCCCAAGCGTGTGAGGTTTCGCTTGCCAAATGAGGCGAACAAACTTTTTGTTTCGCTTGCCAAATGCGTTCAACCGATGCCCGAATTCGATCCTGTGGAATGCGTCCATCTTCCACCGCCTGACAAACGGCTCGAATGGCTCCTTCTGGATCGAGTGGCATCAACAAAATATCGGCTCCCGCTTCTACTGCTAAGATGGCGGCATCATTGGCACCGTATTGGTTAGCGATCGCACCCATCACCAGAGCATCGGTCACAATCAGCCCTTGAAACCCTAACGATTGCCGCAAAAGACGGGTCAAAACTCGGTCAGAAAGGGTGGCAGGATAGGTGGGGTCGAGTGCTGGTATGCTCAAATGAGCACTCATGACTGCATCGACACCTGCTGCGATCGCAGCTTTGAAGGATTGTAATTCTATCTGTTCCAATCGTTCCAGAGTATGAGGAATAACTGGCAACTCCAGGTGAGAATCAACCGCAGTGTCACCATGTCCCGGAAAGTGTTTGGCAGCAGTTAAAACCGGGTAACCTTTAGCACCGTTGATAAAAGCAGTGGCAAGATAACTCACCAACTCTGGAGTTTCACCAAATGCTCGAACATTAATCACCGGATTATCGGGATTGTTATTCACATCCACGACCGGAGCCAGTACCCAATTCAACCCAATTGCGTGAGCCTCTTGAGCAATTGTTGCCCCCATCTGCTCGGCAAATTGCAGGGCAAGGTCAGGTGCTTTTTGGGCGATCGCGGCGAATGCCATTGGAGGAGGAAACCAGGTTGCCCCCGCAAAGCGCTGCCCTACCCCTTCTTCCACATCAGCCGCAATGAGCAAGGGAATCTTCGCCCATTCCTGTAATTGATGAGTGCGCAGCGCCAATTCGCCAGCACTGCCACCTAACAAGATCACGCCACCAACGCCTAACTCTGACAGCCAATATTTCAACGTTTTTGCTGGGGGTTCCCATTGCGGATAGCGAATTTGATGATCAAATAAATACCCAGCAGCACGAACGACTACCATCTGGGCAACCTGGGCAGACAGAGAAAGATCATCTAGTTCAGGAAGGAACGTCGTCAAAATCTTCGTCCTTTGCCTTGGCTGTTTGACGTTCCTGGCTAATGCGATTAATTAGGGAAAGTACGCGATCGCCCCGCTCCAGAGAATTATCTTCTAGAAAAATCACTTCTGGAGTACGGCGCAGGCGCATTCGTTGCCCCAACTCGCTGCGCACAAACCCTGTGGCAGCCTTTAGACCTGCCATAGTTTCAGCTTTGGCTTCTGAGGTGCCGTAAATGCTGACAAAAATCTTGGCATGCTGCAAATCGCCAGAGACATCCACCTCAGTAACGCTCACCATACCAGCACCAACGCGATCATCTTTAATGTCTTGCAGCAACATCTTGCTGACTTCTCGCTTAATTTGTTCCGAGACGCGGGCAACCCGACGACTAGTAGCCATAGCCTATCCTCTTCAAAATGATTGCAATCCCAGCATTGCCCGTAATGTGAAAGCTAGGAACGCAAACCCACCGATAAAAGCTCCGATCAGAGCGATCGCGCTCACTGGATGCTTGAAAAAAGGCAATAACGGCTTGAAAGCGCTCAAAAACACACTGAGAAGCGCTCCTGCCAAAAAGATTGGATATTTAGAAATGGTATTCCAAAAGTTTTGCATAATCTTAGCGTATCAAATACAGCACATTATAAGGATGATATTCACCTTATAGGTACGATGAAATTAATTACTAACCTTCCTTAGAGGGGGTTTGAAAAGGGTGGGGATGGTTAAACCCATCACGACAAACCCAAAGAAAGCCGCATTCATCTGTGTTCTTCTGTTTGTAGTAACGACTTTAGTCGTCCAAATCACTAGAAACCAGGCTTTATTAATTGGCGTTTCCAAACTTTAACCATTTGGTGGAATCGTGGTGTTTCCCTTTTCCTCGATACTGGTAGTGGAAGCTCGCAGCTCAGGGAGGAACAGCAGTGCTATCAAAAGGGTTTGAAGTTGAAATTTACACCAGCACCCCTGAGGGCGATATTGTCGGTCTTTCTGACAAAATTGTGTCGGAACTGGATGGCTTTGTTCGTGAACCAGATAGTCGAAATGTGGAATACACCACACCACCTTGCCATCGGTATGAAAGACTGTTGTGTGATCTAGTTCGCCCCCGGTTGCGCTTGCGACAATACCTTAAGCAACTTGGCAACTATACATTAATGCCTGGCAGTATGTTGTCATTGGGCGGAAGTGAGCATTTCTATCGTTCTGATCCTGGAAATCCTTACCACTCTTATATTGAACAAACTTACGGGACTCGGGTTGTCACTGCTAGCGTTCATATCAATGTTGGCATCTACGAGCCAGAGGCTTTATTGCAAGCTTGCCGATTGATTCGCCTGGAAGCACCTCTTTATCTAGCTCTAAGTGCAGCATCGCCGTTTTTAGATGGCAGAGTAACAGGTTACCACTCAACTCGCTGGCAAATGTTTCCGAAAACACCGCAGGTTGTCCCTCTGTTTGAGGATCATGCTCATTTTATTCGATGGACAGAGGCACAACTGGTGGCAGGCACAATGCAAAATGTTCGGCATTTATGGAGTTCGGTGCGTCCTAATGGCGATCGCCGCCCATACAATTTGAATCGTCTCGAACTACGCATTTGTGACCTGGTGATTGATCCAGTAGCGTTGCTAGCAGTCACAGCCCTGCTAGAAGCCCGATTGCTGCAAATGCTAGAGCATTCAGAACTGGATCCACTGCTCCTGAGTGAACTTCCTGCAGGAACGCGATCGCAGGATCTGGTGACTCTTGCGGACGAGAATGAAACAGCGGTTGCAAAACTCAGCCTAGATGCTCCGTTGCGTCATTGGAAAGATGGTCGCTCTCTGCGAGCGCGTGACTGGATCGAAGAACTTTACCAGGAGGTTTGGAGCACTGCCAAGCAACACGGTTTTAGTTGTTTTTTACTACCAATCAAAAAAATCTTACGAGAGGGGAATGAGGCTCAGCGATGGCTGAAACTTTACGACCAGAAACAAGACATTCGAGCAGTGATGCAACAGGCAATTCGAGAGGCAGAACAGCAAGAACTTGCATTACAGGATGATCTCTGTCGTCCGCTGGTTGCCTGATTTACTCCAGTGATCTGTCAAGTAAGGATTGAGAAATTCGGACTTACAACACATCTGGTTTAACTGGTAGATCAAGCCATTTTTCAACCAGCTTTGGCTGATAGGCGATGAATTTATCCAATAAGGAGTCTGGATCAGATGCTTCCATCACTAAGCTGCGTAAGTCAGCACGCAAAAACCTTTCAGCAACTGCATGATCAAAGAGTGTCAAAAGTGGGTCGTAGTATCCTTCAACATTGAGTAGACCTTGAGGTTTTTTATGCAGTCCTAATTGTGCCCACGTTAAAATTTCACAAAATTCTTCCAAAGTTCCATAGCCACCGGGCAGCGCGATAAAGCCATCTGCCAAGTCTGCCATCAGTGCTTTGCGATCGTGCATTGACGGCACCACATGAAGTTGGGTCAGTCCTGCATGAGCAATTTCTTTAGCAACTAAGAACTCAGGAATGACCCCAATTACTTCACCGCCTGCTGCCAGTACTGCATCTGCAACCACGCCCATGAGTCCCACCTTGCCACCCCCGTAGATGAGACGAAGATTGCGGCTTGCCAGAGTTTGCCCCAGCGTTTCTGCTGCATTTTGATAGGTCACTCGTGCTCCCAAGCTAGAACCGCAAAAAACACAAATAGATTGCATTGTTACTTTTTTATCGAACTACTCACAGATGGCTCTGACTAGTATATACTACAACGTAGTATATACTACATGCAGGAATAACCACTTAGGGGGCGTTTTCTACATGAATTTGCTCCATGATACCGATCAATGATGACTTCAAATCATTGTCAATTTGTCATGTAGGGCATCTCTAACTGATATTGGGGCAAAACAAAATGGTGACACGATCCAGGGCGACCGCTGAGGTAAGAGAATGTCTCTATCTGGCAATTCCACTGGCAACGGCTCAGCTAGCTCAGTCTGCAACGGGCTTCGTTGATACCATCATGATGGGTGTGTTGGGCAGTCAATCGCTGGCTGCAGGAGGATTGGGGGCAACGGCATTTACCTTTATGTTGCTTGTGGCTACAGGTGTAATTTCCGCCGTCAGTCCGCTTACTGCGGAGGCTTATGGAGCTGGACAGGCAAAACGGGTGACATTGGTGATACAGCAGGGGCTTTGGCTGGTGACGCTTTTAGCCATTCCGCTGACGCTGCTGGCTTTGTATGCCAGCCCAATTTTAAGGCTGATTGGGCAAAATCCTGAGACGATCGCTTTGACACAGCGTTACCTGAGTGCGATCGCGTGGGGCTATTTTCCGGCATTAGGACTGGTAGCTTTAAGGAGTTTTGCCTCAGCATTGTCCAAGCCGCGTCCAGTAATGATGATTGTGATCATGGGTACAGCGTTAAACATCGCAGGTAACTACGTGCTGATGTTTGGTAAGTTGGGTTTTCCAGCAATGGGTCTGGCAGGAATTGGTTGGGCAAGTACCTTTTCGTTGTGGAGCATGTTTATTACGCTGAGCCTCTACATTAAATGTCAACCTGTCCTAAATCCATATCAGGTGTTTGGTTACTGGCAACGATTTGAGTGCAAGATCTTTCGGGAATTATTGACGGTTGGCTTGCCGATCAGTGGCATGATTGCTGTGGAGGCAGGTTTGTTTACGGTCACCACCTTCTTAATGGGGCAATTTGGCACAACTACGCTTGCTGCCCATCAAATTGCTTTGCAGTCTGCAGCTATCTCATTTAACATTCCGCTGGGTATTTCGTTGGCAACAACGATTCGTGTTGGGCAACTGGTCGGCAAACAAGACTTTGAGGGGGCGCACCTGGCAGGGTTTATAGGCATTGGGTTAGGCGCTTTGACAATGGGATTGACAGCGCTCTTATTCTGGTTAGCTCCTGACACGGTGGTTGCACTGTATCTGGATGTCAACAATTCTGCGAATGCTGGAGTTGTGGTGCTTGCTAAGACCCTGCTGGGTGTAGCAGCTGTGTTCCAAATTGTGGATGGTATTCAGGCGAATGCAGCAGGGGCCTTGCGTGGTTTGAAAGATACCCAGGTGCCGTTACTACTAGCGGTGGTAGCTTATTGGGGCATTGGCTTACCCAGTGGCATTTTGCTCAGTCGGCAATTTGATTTGAATGGAGTTGGGTTGTGGTGGGGATTGGCGATTGGTCTAACTGGCGTGGCGATCGCCTTACCGTTGCGATTTCATCGGTATGCCAAACATCTAGGTCGGATTAAATAAGTAACGACGATAGAAACGCTTAAACCATCGACAAATCGCCAGATACTTCCAGGCGAGTGACATTGCCCAGAGTCATAAATGTCTCGGAGAGTTTTTCAGAAGCGGAGGGGGTAATCCAGCCCATCTGCTTCAACAGATGAACTGCAACGGCGTATTTAGCTCGTTTTGCCCCATCCATAACCTTGATTGCCAAGCCCATCCCCTCACCAACCCGAGCAATGCACTGAATACCCTCTGCCCCAGCTTTACTTACCAGTTCCCCTTCTGTAAGACGCATCAGTTCGGTGTCAAATTCCCCATCCCCCGCAACCAGAGATGGATGATATACCATTGCCCGGCTAACTCGTTCTAAGTCGAGGTTGTTGCCAGACGCCAGATGGGCGTAGAGAGATGCCATTTGCCCAAGCTGCATAAAATAAGTGGGCGCACCGCAATCATCACGAGCACTGATAAACTCTTCGCCAGGCATTCCCAAGAGTTCCGAAAATTTTTGCAAGATCAATTGCTGGACTGGATGACTGCGTTGCAAGTAACTATTCAATGCCCAGTTACGCTGCTGACAAACTGCTAACATACCAGCATGTTTTCCTGAGCAGTTGTACTCCAGCGGACTTTTGCCGCCAGGTGGAGTTGGGCACTGTAAGGCAGAGGGATCAATATCTGCCCGCCACAGTATGTTAAATACCTGGCGGACTTGTTCGATCTTGCCGCGATGGGAACTACACATGATTGCCAGATCGCGATCGCTCAAACCATACCGATCCAATGTGCCAGTACTGGTAACCGCCAGCGCTTGAAACGGCTTGAGCGCAGAACGAACAAAAGATGCTGTTTCTGCACTGCCAGCAACTAACATGATCCGACCGCGATCGTCGCAAACGGCTGCCTGAACGCGGTGGGTTGATTCAACAATGCCTTCTCGCAAAAGCCGGACTTCTAGCTCTGCGGTTTGAGTTCGTCTTCCCCGTGATGGTGTCATGAGGTCAATTTAACACCAGACGGGGAAGACGGCACACTTTCTTTGGAAGATGCTATGGAGTTAGGTGGAACTAGACCAATCGCCAACCGATCGCACCCAAGAGTAAAATTCCAATCAATACACCAAATGTCCATTGCATGCGTTTTAGCAATGGTTGAATCTGATAAGAGACGATCAGGCGATCGCGAGCCAGCACCTCAGCTGGTTTCTCCCAGGTTTGTCCATCGTACCAACCAGACTCTTCATACACGACAGTAGTATCGACCAAGCGTGAGGAGACATAGGACCACCCTAGGTACAACCGAATCAACGCCAAAAATAAAAATAAAATGGCACCCGCTGAAGCTGCCAACAGAAACCGCACTGGAAATTTGGTAGGCGAGAAACTGGCAGCCGCAACTGGACCAGCCACAATCCAACTGCCGACCCAAATCCAGATAATTTTCTGAACATACGTGCGTAGATCAAACGTCGCCCAGCGAAAAAACCAGGACTCTCGCAGTTCTTCATATTCGTTGAGTGGCAATTGTTCAGATGGAACTGGGCAGCCAGCCGGACTTGAATTTTTCGTCATGTCATCCGGTAGCACGCTGATCCTCCGCAGTGGCAATAGTTGAAAATCGCTGACAGGCTTTGTCTAAACTACTTGCCAGTATAAACGACCAGACAGGAAGATGAGGAGCCAAGGAGGCAACTGGCAAAAAGCGAAAAGCAACGCTACCGCAGCCAGGCTAACCGATGGGATAGCCTGCTGCCTCGATCGCTTGCTTCACTACACTTGCTGACTCCTGGGTTTGAATATTCACCCGTTTTGTTTTGGGATCTGCCTCGATCGTTGCAGTTGGGTCAACTGCTTTCACCGCTTTACTAATCGTTTCGGCACAGGCAGAACACGCCATACTTGGCACGTCGAATTGCAGCATCATAAATCACCTCACTTAGTTACTTTCATGTTTAACTCTCCAGTCGGGCGG is a window of Leptolyngbyaceae cyanobacterium JSC-12 DNA encoding:
- a CDS encoding putative efflux protein, MATE family (IMG reference gene:2510097731~PFAM: MatE~TIGRFAM: putative efflux protein, MATE family); the protein is MVTRSRATAEVRECLYLAIPLATAQLAQSATGFVDTIMMGVLGSQSLAAGGLGATAFTFMLLVATGVISAVSPLTAEAYGAGQAKRVTLVIQQGLWLVTLLAIPLTLLALYASPILRLIGQNPETIALTQRYLSAIAWGYFPALGLVALRSFASALSKPRPVMMIVIMGTALNIAGNYVLMFGKLGFPAMGLAGIGWASTFSLWSMFITLSLYIKCQPVLNPYQVFGYWQRFECKIFRELLTVGLPISGMIAVEAGLFTVTTFLMGQFGTTTLAAHQIALQSAAISFNIPLGISLATTIRVGQLVGKQDFEGAHLAGFIGIGLGALTMGLTALLFWLAPDTVVALYLDVNNSANAGVVVLAKTLLGVAAVFQIVDGIQANAAGALRGLKDTQVPLLLAVVAYWGIGLPSGILLSRQFDLNGVGLWWGLAIGLTGVAIALPLRFHRYAKHLGRIK
- a CDS encoding L-asparaginase II (IMG reference gene:2510097732~PFAM: L-asparaginase II) — protein: MTPSRGRRTQTAELEVRLLREGIVESTHRVQAAVCDDRGRIMLVAGSAETASFVRSALKPFQALAVTSTGTLDRYGLSDRDLAIMCSSHRGKIEQVRQVFNILWRADIDPSALQCPTPPGGKSPLEYNCSGKHAGMLAVCQQRNWALNSYLQRSHPVQQLILQKFSELLGMPGEEFISARDDCGAPTYFMQLGQMASLYAHLASGNNLDLERVSRAMVYHPSLVAGDGEFDTELMRLTEGELVSKAGAEGIQCIARVGEGMGLAIKVMDGAKRAKYAVAVHLLKQMGWITPSASEKLSETFMTLGNVTRLEVSGDLSMV
- a CDS encoding Protein of unknown function (DUF1230) (IMG reference gene:2510097733~PFAM: Protein of unknown function (DUF1230)) produces the protein MLPDDMTKNSSPAGCPVPSEQLPLNEYEELRESWFFRWATFDLRTYVQKIIWIWVGSWIVAGPVAAASFSPTKFPVRFLLAASAGAILFLFLALIRLYLGWSYVSSRLVDTTVVYEESGWYDGQTWEKPAEVLARDRLIVSYQIQPLLKRMQWTFGVLIGILLLGAIGWRLV
- a CDS encoding copper chaperone (IMG reference gene:2510097734~PFAM: Heavy-metal-associated domain); amino-acid sequence: MMLQFDVPSMACSACAETISKAVKAVDPTATIEADPKTKRVNIQTQESASVVKQAIEAAGYPIG